The stretch of DNA tacTTCCATTTTTCTTTGAGATCACATGCATACTCTTGAAAATATCCCAGGAAATATTTATCGTGTTTATCAAGGCAGACAAAATGTAGACATCTTTTATAAACTAAATGATATCACGACTTTTAaatctataaataattttgtcttcAACGAGGAGTTACTGGAGTCATGGTACCATCATCGACGGAGCAGAGAGCGGACGTATTGATAGATAGATCCACTAGTCGTGCTTGTTCAAGTCTACTCCGGAAGAAAAAACCTGGTCGTTGAGGAACAGGGAGAGCATTTGAGCTAGTAGTGAGCATCTGGACAACAGCTGACATGGTTGGACgatcttcagcttcttcttgaACACATAGTAAAGCGATATGGATGCATCTTGAAACTTCGCTGATTCGATACTTATCATGAAACGATGGATCCACGAGTTCCAATGATGACCCATTGCTCCATAGTCTCCAAGTCTAGTGAAAATTTTagtacttaattaattaaaactttgGTCGCTCTTGACAAAagcaaaatatagaaataataaataataattggttATTTTAAGGCTATATATGTACTCACATATGTAACCAAATTGCCAGGACCAGTATCCATTTGATAGAGATTGCTGTTCTTTTTCCCACTTATAATTTCAAGAACTAAGACCCCAAAGCTATACACATCTGATTTCATGGAGAACTGGCCATACATTGCATACTCGGGAGACATATAGCCACTATGACAAAACTCAAAGCTTTAAAATAGAAGCAACCATGTTACATGTCTTAAGctaatatatgaaaaaacttACTATGTTCCAACAACTCTCCTCGTATTGGCTTCCGTTTGGTCCATTCCAAAAATTCTCGCCATTCCAAAGTCGGCAATCTTTGGGTTCATATTAGCGTCTAGGAGGATATTACTTGCTTTGAGGTCACGATGTATGATTGTCAGTcgtgaatcttgatgaagataaagaatccCTCTAGCAATTCCTCCAATGATTTTGTATCGTCTAGTCCAGTCCAGCTGGTTTTGCATTGTAGGGTCTGCGCACGCATATTTACAATGTTACAAAAGAAGTGGCAtgcaattttgaaaaaaatatatctttaacTTCACTGACCAAAAATGAAGTAGTCAAGGCTTTTGTTGGGCACAAACTCATAGACAAGTATCCTTTCATCTCTTTCCAAACAAAACCCTAGTAGTCTTACCAAATTTCTATGTTGAAGCTTTGCCACAACAACAACTTCGTTTGCGAACTCTCTTTCACCTTGTCCTGATGTCTTGGATAACCTCTTGACTGCAACATGTACTCGACTAGGAAATATACCCTACAATAATAATTAGTTTTCCGAAAGTCTAAGTTTGCAAATTGGATGTATAAGATCATGAAAAAGATGTACATAATCCCATGCATCTCAATAATCAAAGTATTATATTGTGACAAATATTATGTTTGgaaacttgttttttcttcacacattttttttaaaaatctgttaagcgttgaatatatgtatatattttgaaagcAACTCATTGTTTTATTCGCTTGTGGCCTTAATTAGGACTAGATCGGACAATGGTAATACCTTGTAAACTTCACCGAATCCACCTTGGCCAAGTTTGTTAGTCTCACAAAACTTATTTGTTGCTGCCTCAATTTCCTTAAAATCAAACTGAAGTGAGCCCGCAATGGTTATAGTAGCCCTTTCTGTAAAAAACCATTCTGACAACTCAATTAGGATAGAGTAACACATAGAACATTCAACGtgaaaatggaaagaaaaaggaGATAGTTTATTTATCATTGGTGTTACCTTGAGTCGATGGTTCCCTCTCATAAGTCGTCCTTGTTTTCTTAGCCCGGAAATTAAAAACAGCTACGGACAGAATAAAAAGAGCAATGAttggaacaacaacaacgatgACTATGACATAGGTGTTTCTACTTTTTCCTGCAATATTCACAGAAATAGAAAAAGGAACACCATTGTTTTAGCAACTCTTGAACGTGTCAGAAACAAGTTTGCACTTAAATTAAATATGTACACAAAAGAGAATAAATTAATTGTTACCACGACATGAAATCGATGCTGGTGGTGTTGTATTGGCGGCTTCATTGTAGAACGAGTAAAGCTCGTACCTTGAATTACAACTAGGGTAAAGAAATCTTCCTCCAGTTCTGTAAAGAAACATTCCATTGATGGACTTTTGTAGGCAATGTAAACAGTCTTGTGTTGTAAGATCAGGAGTGCACTGAACGAGCAAGTACAAAGTCTTGGATGCGATGGCCTTTCGTTTCGTACAAAACTTCCTAGAACTGTTCGCTGCGTCAATGGCAGCTTCTTTCAACGTGATCCACACCGAATCCCTGAACTGATGTACTTGATCATTTTGATTAGTTGATGAAATATTAGCGCCGTTCAACGTCATGCTAAAATTTCCATTGTATGTAACGGTCGAGAGAATATTCTGGTGAGAGTATCTGAGCATACACTCATCGTAGTAGAGCACGGCTTCTCTTTTATACGGGCACCTTTGTAATGTCTCGTTGACAGAAAAGGCTACGCAGTTACGGCAAACTTCTTGCGAAACGTCTCCGCGACAAAGGAATAATCCCGTGACCTGGTCGGAGGCTTGTCCCACCGTGGCAGTTTGGAATCCCGTAGTGTATAAAGCATTccgggaagagagagaggacaaaagggttttgagattggTGAAGTAAGTCATGTTTCTCGAATAAGTTATACTAGTGTTTGGACAAAAATGGTTTAAGTATTTAGGAATTTGAGCTGGTGCTGAAGTAGGAGATAAGGAATAGGCAAATGTAAGACGaatgagaaaaggaaagaggCAGAAGAAAGAGGCGCAAGAAGACATGTGCTTGAGTTTCTTCAGTTTGTATTTCTGAGATCATGAAGCTCCCATGCAtgcaataaataaatttattttcttgactAGTGTATTAACGTGAAGTAGGGGATGGTTtgtgactttcttttttttttttttttctttgaaattttttataaatatacgcCATGTACTTttcaatctatataataataacaatctgaaaaaatacCAACATTTGCGATTTTTTGTCATACTTTTtcgtaaaaaatatatttttttgacagaaaaattcaacggttgcatctctttaaaaagttgtgtctgttaaatgtagagttatgtctcttacaaacagttgtgtctattcaaatgttcgcatctttataaatttatatatataagtgacttctcatcattgtattcaaattttctttattttatatttttgatagtaaatttttacagttgcgtctctctaaaaaattgcgtctgttgaatatagagttgtgtcttttacaaacaggtGTGTCTGTTcacatctttaaaaatttatatattcgTCGTACCTTTTtcgtaaaaatatattttttgacagaaaaattTAACGGTTGCATCTCTTTgaaaagttgcgtctgttaaatgtagagttgtgtctcttacaaacagttgtatctattcaaatgttcacatctatataaatttatatataagtgacttctcatcattgtattcaaattttatttattttatatttttgacagtaAATTTCTCTCTAAAATGTTGCGTCTtttgaatatagagttgtgtctgttcacatctttagaaatctatatataaataatttatcatcattgtattcaaattttctttatatttgtattagttaaaagagaatttgttggAAATGTTGTCTCATCACTGTGAGAAATTTATTccagtttgatatattttgttaatcgttgtaatatttaattatattcagtaGGTATACAACTATCTATTCATCGAGGGTTATCATTCTATTGGTATGAATCCAAAccgaaatttttatttttagctgttaaaaaatgtggttcaagttggtttttcagaaaatgagagcatattggctcgtatatgtttgtttgtttttttgtcacaagtatatatttgtctactccatgctttttgactagaaaactaattgtattatagaaaacaaaatggatttctatatttctatttttttaaaaatatctgattttgaaatatcaaggtaaaaatgaaaataaaatatcacagtttgttctattatattttctactgttgggaatattcagtttattgGGAAATGGAAAACTGGTGATCAACAGAAAGATTGACGGTTGAGATGATTGTCCAATAAACTATCTTGACGACAACGACTTATCTACAACTTCATACAGGGTAAGGGAGtttgtatatttagttctagtcataatacactcaaattgaaaaagttttgactaccaaaaagaaagaggagCGTGTAGAAGCAATGAACCCGACCGTCCTTGATCGACCATCTTCCTTAGATGCGCACATTGTGATGTTACAtcatacacctaaatattattgttataggttataactattattgttcccctctaatatttattatattatttatttatgtgtgactCGAGATAACTAACCAGCATCTTACGCGGAAAAAAGTAGTAAGTACATTCAAAATTGgataaccatatatatatatatatataatctattataattaCCAAAATGTTTAATGACTTTAGGttgttttacataaaaatatgtttcatctatgaaacgatagttgtttgtattatatattcatttacaatacTGCCTTTATAAAATAGATGTAttctttttatatgaatatataactgagttttgaatcaaataaataaaatatgttataattttctgtttagttatattcaaatttgagaggattggtaattttcttactGAATGAgtgaatagtaatatttttattcattttgtatgaagtaaaaattgcttttggaaatagaaatatgttttgagttatgctaaaaagatttaaataattaattgaaattaatttaaacaaatcattatgtcattttaagaatggttctcaattaatatttttaatattttaatttattatatgattatttaagaaatttatattgtcttatacaatgtattcataattttatcatttaaaacaaaacaaaaataaaataaaaaatataatcatttacatatcatatttgaaaacaagagaacaagttgtaacggttcataaaatatacaaaaatatgactgTAAGTTTGAGAAGATAAGACACGACTGTATATtgtatttcttcatttttccgaaattaaaaaatattttacgaaAAATTATGACGAAAAGACACAGATAAAAGGATACATTGAAAAGATGCGAACGAAAGGTTATGACGAATAAAAACGAACAAAATAACACAACTGCAATGTAATCTCATGGCAGTTAAtcgtaaaaatttgtttaatttgatgtgtatagcatgttaattatatatttaatcatatgtaggtaagattatttttaaagaatattttttaataaagatataaagaatgttttaaaaatttgtatgtttttgaaatttttattaaatagtttagaaatctcaatagtttaataaataaatttaattaaagaaattttgtaatgaatattttactaaaatgagtTCCTCCGCGATGTCGCGGGGGCTCCATACCTAGTTTATTTAAAAACgaaagtttttatcttttttaataaaaaaaatataaagacaaGAAGAGTACGTCATAGAATctcttgatgatgatgcaacgtttgaaacaaacaaaaggaaaaggtTAGCGATGAGAAattgtcaaacaaacaaaaggaaaaggtTAGCGATGAGAAATTGTCAAACAAATTCATACCAAGTTGTAACAGTACGTAATACAACGAAACTTCTTCAAAGATTGAATAAACCAGAGTAACACTCTTTAAGAGACCATGACCatgagaaagacaaaaaaatacgAAGACTCTTTTGCAGACGGCTGAGTCGGTTTAGTAAGTTCCAGAAGGTTATGTCGTATAttctcaatatatatacttgGGATAAGTTCGTTTGTGGTTGTGATAAACACAAGGTCTGGTTTTGGTGTTATCCTTATATGGTACGATATCATGGTGATTGAATGAAGTTAACAAGTTTTCTTAAAAGTATTCTCTTTCGAGATAACGTATATGCTAATCCAAAACCCTTAAAGATGCCCAAGCCCAACACATCAATGTCGGCCGACAATTGAGACAAATCCAACAATCTAAATCCTAGAGCGCCATATTAGAACCTAGAGCGTCTATCTTAAATACATCATATGACTTGCAAGCTCTTAATGATGCATTCATTCATTATCTTAAATACATCTAGCAATGATGCATTCTTCAGAGTGTGATGCCCAACATGGTGAGTTGAAGTGCATACCTGAAAATCATAACCAACAAGCATCGGTGAGATGAGTCTATAGAgtgattattctttttaaaacatcatattCAAATACTCACAAATCTTATTACAGGTACAATCATAGCGTGTCTCGCGGGTTAAGTATTATTATGTGTAAAGCTTtctaataactattgaaagcaaACAGAAGCAGGGTTTTTATCTCCAGTTCCTTACGAAGCAAATCAAAGGAGTCGTTGAGATGTTGAGGTAAAGTTATTCTTAAAACCatgataatataaaatcaaacatcaacTGAATTTTTCTAATGTATTTCCTGTTTATTGGACTATTTCAATGTATCTAACTATTTCATTGCTGAATATGTCTTAATCTACATTTCATTTAGCATAAAAGTTACAACAATTTATTACTAACCTTTATAACAAAACGAAAACAGATTTTACATggatatcaaagaaaaaaacgcACTCAAAGAGGGCAACACAACCTTCAAAGAAGGCAAAGAACAAGCATCACATTTGAAACTCCTATTCCTTTTCCGAATGCTTCAACATGGGGTGAAGATTTAAGGACTTACAAAGATTTGTCTACAAGACATACAAGTAAGCATGTTTAGAAGTCTATTCGAATGCTTCTTTAAAAAGTATATCTAAAATCTTATCTCATTTTTCCATTCTTTAattgtttgtattttcttaattatgttaGAAAGTTATCAATCAATAAACTTTTTTTCGTTAGTCTTCATAAAGTTCAAGAGTTATTACTTAAACAATTTAAGTTCAATATGAGAAAAgtcattgtattaaaatatggcTTTGTTGATAACTAACCTTATTATTCTTGGTCCAAACAGCAGTTGATCAATATATAAGACATACCATCTGCTTCATATCAATCCGCCAACACTTAGACATATAGCCAAACAGAGCACCTTCCCTgccatattttataaaaaaaacatatacgaATGATTTAATAAAAGATAAGTCTAATTAAACGCATCAAAAAAAGGGAACCGATGTTAACGAGCCAAGAAATCGCAAACTacattaaatataatatattttcgaACCTACTAAGATATCTAAACAACAAAATGCCAACGAATTACGATATTTGAAATCTTAATGTAATATTAATCATTTGATCTATTTACAATACTTAAAAGCCTATAATCCCGTAAAATGTTCCATATAACATAACAAATCTTAACAATAACCAtatctaaaagtctaaaaccacATATTTTAACACCGATATTAAAAtttacctttttaaaataaatcaaactatCTTCACTAATATCGTCATAATTTAATTCGCAAAATTACTTTCTAAAATTTAGTTTCATATACATACAAAATCATATCTTCAAAATAAACTACCCGAAATTACCTCCATCATATCATCGCACATCTTCctcatttccaaaaaaaaaaaaaacatattcgaATGAtaggaaaataataaatgaaaagatCTCTAATTAATTGTTCAGATATCCGGCGAAATTActactataaatataaacacatgtatcaaaagtcaaaactaacctaacaaacaaaaagcaGAAAACTATTACTCACCATATATCAAAAATGGCTGCCAATGCTTAGTTTACATAGCTCGACGACATGAAGCCCTTCGATAAGATTTTCCAAAGATTCTAACAGAAACCACTAGGAAAGAGTTTGTTGTTGGtgagatttgtttttatatatgattaagtATATTCGtcgtttgaaattttttaagagTGGTCATAAGACTAATTTTATGGATTACTATATCTATATTATAACTCAAATAGAAGATAATATTTAAAGCTCGATTCATGAGATAGATATGAAATGTTATTAACTTACCAGTATATAGCCAGAATATTCCCAAATTCCGGCAAGGAAGAGGATTTGTAC from Camelina sativa cultivar DH55 chromosome 9, Cs, whole genome shotgun sequence encodes:
- the LOC104711043 gene encoding cysteine-rich receptor-like protein kinase 4 — encoded protein: MSSCASFFCLFPFLIRLTFAYSLSPTSAPAQIPKYLNHFCPNTSITYSRNMTYFTNLKTLLSSLSSRNALYTTGFQTATVGQASDQVTGLFLCRGDVSQEVCRNCVAFSVNETLQRCPYKREAVLYYDECMLRYSHQNILSTVTYNGNFSMTLNGANISSTNQNDQVHQFRDSVWITLKEAAIDAANSSRKFCTKRKAIASKTLYLLVQCTPDLTTQDCLHCLQKSINGMFLYRTGGRFLYPSCNSRYELYSFYNEAANTTPPASISCRGKSRNTYVIVIVVVVPIIALFILSVAVFNFRAKKTRTTYEREPSTQERATITIAGSLQFDFKEIEAATNKFCETNKLGQGGFGEVYKGIFPSRVHVAVKRLSKTSGQGEREFANEVVVVAKLQHRNLVRLLGFCLERDERILVYEFVPNKSLDYFIFDPTMQNQLDWTRRYKIIGGIARGILYLHQDSRLTIIHRDLKASNILLDANMNPKIADFGMARIFGMDQTEANTRRVVGTYGYMSPEYAMYGQFSMKSDVYSFGVLVLEIISGKKNSNLYQMDTGPGNLVTYTWRLWSNGSSLELVDPSFHDKYRISEVSRCIHIALLCVQEEAEDRPTMSAVVQMLTTSSNALPVPQRPGFFFRSRLEQARLVDLSINTSALCSVDDGTMTPVTPR